A stretch of Dietzia lutea DNA encodes these proteins:
- a CDS encoding acyl-CoA dehydrogenase family protein gives MFEPAPFRSPWMTDDLDALRSHTRAFLEKETAPHLERWAEQGAVDREFWNKAGDAGLLCISIPEEYGGGGGSFAHEAVIAEEQTRALDDGWGNSVHSTIVAHYILQYGTQEQKQRWLPRLATGEMVGAIAMTEPGAGSDLQALRTTATRDGDDFVVNGSKTFISNGMHCDLLVIVARTGGEGAQGLSLLVAETPGLEGFNRGRKLDKIGLKYQDTMELFFDDMRVPAGNILGGEEQVGQGFIQLMQQLPQERLIIAVTAVAAAETAVRLATDYAKEREAFGKPILKFQNLRFELAECKTEALAARTLLDHCISLHLGGELDPATASMAKYFCTDKQCEIIDRCLQVFGGYGFMTEYPIARMYASARVQKIYGGTNEIMKELISRTL, from the coding sequence CGAGCAGGGTGCGGTCGACCGCGAGTTCTGGAACAAGGCCGGCGACGCGGGACTGCTGTGCATCTCGATCCCGGAGGAGTACGGGGGCGGCGGCGGGTCGTTCGCCCACGAGGCCGTCATCGCCGAGGAGCAGACCCGGGCGCTGGACGACGGCTGGGGCAACTCGGTCCACAGCACGATCGTCGCCCACTACATCCTCCAGTACGGCACCCAGGAGCAGAAGCAGCGTTGGCTGCCCAGGCTCGCGACCGGCGAGATGGTGGGCGCCATCGCCATGACCGAGCCCGGCGCCGGGTCGGACCTGCAGGCCCTGCGCACCACGGCCACGCGCGACGGCGACGACTTCGTGGTCAACGGCTCCAAGACGTTCATCTCCAACGGCATGCACTGCGACCTGCTCGTCATCGTGGCCCGCACGGGCGGGGAGGGCGCGCAGGGCCTGTCCCTGCTGGTGGCCGAAACGCCCGGACTGGAGGGCTTCAACCGTGGCCGCAAGCTCGACAAGATCGGCCTGAAGTACCAGGACACGATGGAGCTGTTCTTCGACGACATGCGTGTGCCCGCGGGCAACATCCTGGGCGGCGAGGAGCAGGTGGGGCAGGGCTTCATCCAGCTCATGCAGCAGCTCCCGCAGGAACGCCTCATCATCGCGGTGACCGCGGTCGCCGCCGCCGAGACCGCCGTCCGTCTGGCGACCGACTACGCCAAGGAGCGCGAGGCGTTCGGCAAGCCGATCCTCAAGTTCCAGAACCTGCGCTTCGAGCTTGCCGAGTGCAAGACCGAGGCGCTGGCCGCCCGCACCCTGCTGGACCACTGCATCTCGTTGCACCTGGGGGGCGAGCTCGACCCGGCCACGGCGTCCATGGCCAAGTACTTCTGCACGGACAAGCAGTGCGAGATCATCGACCGATGCTTGCAGGTCTTCGGTGGCTACGGCTTCATGACCGAGTACCCGATCGCCCGAATGTACGCCTCGGCGCGCGTGCAGAAGATCTACGGTGGGACCAACGAGATCATGAAGGAGCTCATCTCCCGGACGCTCTAG